From Helicoverpa zea isolate HzStark_Cry1AcR chromosome 12, ilHelZeax1.1, whole genome shotgun sequence:
AGGGTTAATTCTAATGGACACAAAGGGTCAGGTAAACAGCTGGTGGGTACACAATGCACTTTGCAGGACAGGGTTGACCTCCAAAATAAGGAAGCTTAACCTTTGTTTGATcgcaaaaaaacttaaaatgcaGGGATTATTATAGTGCttaattacaaatattaaaaaggtCTTGAATAACGATGGATCTTTGTTATAAGTTggataaaaaaatctcaaagtTTTCGGATGAAAGGACCAACACATAggatagtaggtacctatagttaattattattagaaaaatgCAAGTTTCGTTAATGATATGATGTGATGAGGTCAGAGATCAGATCAGCGATGGCAAATAAAAGTTCAATATAACAATATAAGTagatacatattatgttatatCCAATTTTCATAACAACATCATGCTTTATTAAGCTTTATAGTAAGTAATCTAAAAAAGTACCTAAGAGCGTGATATtcgtttatgtaaaatataaataaaaagtacctaaacgCTCTACCTGTAGGTACTAGAActcttgaattaaaaaaatctcaatttttaagaaaaagaaCAAATCAAAACTACTCAAATATATGACACGTTTTACTTGCTCAGttacactaaataaaaaaaaagaaaatcaaaatacTTCACTAGTCAACCAAAGTGCTGACACTGCcatctatgtatttaaaaagaaaagtgtgatacagcgccatctatcagCATTCAGTTGAACTACTTACTATAATATACTCATGATACTTCCAATATCATGGTACTAGGGTGAGGAAACCTCGCTGTTGCTAGTACAATATGATTACTATAGATGGCACTAGCGGGAATATAATTCAAATGGATTTAAAAATAACAGGTACTGTAGAAAGTACAAAATAAGGTAATTAATAGGTTTTAGGAATAAAATCaagtaaagattttttatatttattgtttaacaaGCGTGAACTTTAAAAGAATGACCAGCTCGTCTTTTTGTACAAATTCAGTTTTGAGTCAAAGAATTCATAGTCCTTTTCCAAACCCTTCAAGCCCAAGAAATAAGGAAAATTATTCTGAgtagccaaataaaatataccttgaACATTCCTATCAGTATTTGGTCCTAAAAGGTTTGTTATAACTGGATTTTTATCGTAACAATCTTTGTTCCTCGCCTCTTGTACGGAATCACATTTCATGGCTATAAAACTATTAGGGTTCATTAAAGCCGCGATCCAAATAGTAAAAGACCTTATATGGCTGCAAATAACCTCACAGGGAACCCAAAAGAAATCTCCAGGTTGAAATTCCCCGCCATTGACATAAAAATTTACATGGCCGACGGGTGCCGCCATTCCGTACCCATCAATATTAGTTTCGACCACATCAACAAAATCAGCGTCAGTCTGGTCCAACCGGTCCTCTGGTCCTAAATTTCTGAAGCATGGACCAGACGGGTCTAAGCCTGTTAACCTAGATATATTCATGCCTGTTTGGAGCCTGTAGTTTTTGGCTATAAAGCTGATGGTCTGGGCTCCTAGACTGAGACCGACGAGTTCCAGATTTTGAGGGTTTAAGCCATATTGGTTGAGGGTAGCGAGCATTTCAGCGACGTGTTTTCCGATGGTCCGCATATTGCTTGCAGCTCTGAAATAGAGAAAAAATCGGTTAACGGCAGGAACCTGTCATGAATCTTGTTTCACACGATTATAAGATTTGACGAGATCTCGATACAATGAGGCGGACACTTATTTCCTAATGTAACTATGTACCTCCAAAAAACATTAGCTCACAAAGTAAATAACAACAGAGAATTGGAATATCAATTGTTAGTAATTTAGTCTCATCCTCATCTTACTTAATATTGCAAGTGTGAAAGAACCTAAACTTATGTTTCTTTGTAATGTATTCAAGCTCGAGCGACTGAACCGTTTGAGAAAAACTTTACTTACATGAAGTTAGGTGGTCTCTGGAGGCGGTGACAGACTTATTTTTATCCTagagttttatttcaataataaccaaaacatataaaatacttacacaGGATAAGCAACAGTCGTAAACCTATTAGTATCCAACAGAAAGACATTATACCCCATCCTTTTATAAACCGCTCCGGCTGTCATAGCAAACGGCAACTGGGGATGATCAAGAAACCCCCCCACATACATGACAGTTTTCTTCTTAAAGTCGATATGGGGGTCTTTGGCTAACTCCTTCATTTGATAGTAATTGTACTTCGGTTTTGGCCATAAGATGTTCCCTTTTGTCTGCACTGATATCGTCAGGTATTTTAGGTCTGATAGAGGTATCGGTTGGGGTGTTGTTGTTCCGGGACCTGGGAAAAATAggattattttagtaaaaagttGGTTTCAGAAGTTGCAAGAGTTACTGCTTCACGTGCCAGGATAAAAATATAGAGATAGTGTAGATTCCCATCTTGTGCACACTCCCGTACATCTGCAGTTCATACAAATTAAGATTCCGATCGAACtatgcttaattttattttaattatacaaacgccaatttttcgacgccctttgttagttttatgtttcttcttatgtaaatatagatatcgttcagtaagtaggtatgtctTATTTTATAAGCAGGTCTGTATAcgtgtttttataaataaattgacaccaatagaaaaaaaatataatacaaattatacctagatttttttttttggttcaaaTGACGTATACTAAAAATCACTCTGTTGACCTACAAAACTTTGTAACTCCTTCAGTAAAAATTCCGATCCTTGAAAGTTTATCAAACAACAaatattcattttcttttgtcatcaaaacaaataatgttCCTACACGTCATTTTGAGGTGGCTATCGTAAACAGCCCACACCTTGCTTGGAAGAAAGGTGACGAATACTGCATTGTCGGATTTACTTAAATGGTTGACAACCATGTAAATCAGACCCACTTTGATTGATTGAAAATCTACTTTAAGAAAATATTCGACCGAATCAAACTGATAACGATAGAAATAAGTTTTCTAATACTCTAATTATTTTGGTTTGATCTATGACCACAGTatggagctggatgcgagcagccgcaAATCGATCGCAGTGgtgtgcacttggagaggcctatgtccagcagtggactgcgataggctgatgatgatgatgatggtgatgaccACAGTCgtgaaaaaatatcttaaacgaAAGCTCTTTATCAAAATCTTTACCTAAAGTAGTTAGAGCAGTTATCAGATTTGTAAGTTTAAGCAAGGATAAGAATGAGGATAATCTTCAATGTCACAGTAATGGCCTTTACgccattaaatataataataaacagaTCCTTAGCACaggattattaaattaaaagtgaaCCAAATCACGGGATAGTACCCAAGGTACTAGATGCTCTAGGTTCCTGTCCGGAGGGacttgatttgttttatattcttcAAAGATATAATCAAAGTCAGTCTCGGGTCTCTCGTGGATGGAAACCTCGGAGATCAGACGGCTCCGGTACGAACCCGAAAAAATGGAAACATGATTTGAAGAAATTGATAGGGTATTTTTTTGACTATACGAaggacaaaaataattaatttgacatTCACATAAAGTTCTAATTTTGGAATGAACAAAAACTTTCAGTTAAATTTTTTATCAACCAGGAAAAAAAGATCTTATCTAGCTACTTACAATCAGCCAAATATCCCGCAGGATATCCCTCTATAGCTTTAGAACTATACATACAAACAGACTCACAAACAAACACCataacgaacaaacaaacacggtacataataaacaacataaattatttttccgaatatttttgggaaaaaaacGTCGCGAAACGTGTAAAGTCGGTTACCAAGTGCTCATTGTCAACAGAAGgatgaaaaatacattttgtatgagtGTACAACTCCAGTTAAAACGCTGATAAAGTCACCTTGTTCTTGATAAATTATATCTTTAGGGTTTTTTTGTTGGATACAATAGTTTTATTCTGCAAACATAACAATTATAGAGATGAATATGTCCTGATAAGACGATAATATTCATACATTATTCTATAACTATTTTGTTTCAGGGCGTCATTCTTTTAAAGTACCACAcaatgcaaacttttagtcatccgttagtttgtttgggctcagaaatcagtgtgaagatgaatggcagtacgcacataacaaagatcatatttattatttataggcaGAAACGTGATTGGAATCAACATTTTCTATAAAGAAAATTTTTGCCATCAGCTCAACTATCGGCCTACTCTTCAATGTGCTCGGTGCGTaagtttaatttgaatttcatttattgatatgtacatttgtctTTTGATCATCAAATATAACAGAGGTCTTTTTTGATGTCGTCGTCCTATAGGTAGGTAGGAAGGtattatttaccaaaatacaatttaataactTGGATACTGTATGatcgtttaataaaaacttgTTTACTCGGGGGTATTAATAACTGTGTTTAGTTGTAATTGTAGCAGTAGGTAGTACGTTggattatttttggtatttttttttcttgaaaggtCGTTTTATCGTgtccatttttttaaatgctaataaaattataaatgcaaaaaataactaTCTGTCTGGTGCATTTTCttgtcaaaactactgaaccaaaatAACATAGACTTCTTTTTGCCTAGGTGCGGGAAGTCTTCCTTCgaaacgcggatgaaaccgcggggaattactaatatttaaacatacatagttattaaaatatactttgaatcaaactatgtttttgtaggtatttgaGGTAAAAAACgtaaatt
This genomic window contains:
- the LOC124635105 gene encoding lipase member H-like, translated to MLFIMYRVCLFVMVFVCESVCMYSSKAIEGYPAGYLADCPGTTTPQPIPLSDLKYLTISVQTKGNILWPKPKYNYYQMKELAKDPHIDFKKKTVMYVGGFLDHPQLPFAMTAGAVYKRMGYNVFLLDTNRFTTVAYPVAASNMRTIGKHVAEMLATLNQYGLNPQNLELVGLSLGAQTISFIAKNYRLQTGMNISRLTGLDPSGPCFRNLGPEDRLDQTDADFVDVVETNIDGYGMAAPVGHVNFYVNGGEFQPGDFFWVPCEVICSHIRSFTIWIAALMNPNSFIAMKCDSVQEARNKDCYDKNPVITNLLGPNTDRNVQGIFYLATQNNFPYFLGLKGLEKDYEFFDSKLNLYKKTSWSFF